Proteins from a single region of Deinococcus radiopugnans ATCC 19172:
- a CDS encoding antibiotic biosynthesis monooxygenase family protein encodes MITVMNRIAVHPEYAEAFEARFLDRARLVDEMPGFVSNQVLRPVNPGDPYVVLTLWNSREAFEAWTSSEAFIQGHARSGSLHREAFSGPNKLEIHEVIQDSSRPDLTPEPRGEAFSGH; translated from the coding sequence ATGATCACCGTCATGAACCGCATTGCCGTCCACCCCGAGTACGCCGAAGCCTTTGAAGCCCGCTTTCTGGACCGCGCCCGGCTGGTGGATGAGATGCCCGGCTTCGTCAGCAACCAGGTCTTGCGCCCCGTCAATCCCGGCGATCCGTATGTCGTGCTGACCCTGTGGAACAGCCGTGAAGCATTTGAGGCGTGGACCAGCTCCGAAGCCTTCATCCAGGGCCACGCCCGCAGCGGTTCGCTGCACAGGGAAGCTTTCAGCGGCCCCAACAAGCTGGAAATCCACGAGGTCATTCAGGATTCCAGCCGCCCTGATCTGACGCCAGAGCCGCGCGGCGAAGCGTTCAGCGGTCACTGA
- a CDS encoding ABC transporter ATP-binding protein, with protein sequence MTLTTDRPQTASISHAAAALPTPTLSLQGVSKTYGDGDGTITALHPATLVVQPGELVAVNGPSGSGKSTFLSIAGALLRPTTGQVMIAGQDLTALSDAGLPAFRLKNLGFVLQSSNLIPYLNVREQLTLVPHLAGEDGRGARERAEELLKLLGLSERARHFPDALSGGQRQRVAIARALMNDPQLILADEPTASLDSVRGREVVELLAQQVHAHGKAAVMVTHDERVLDLCDRVVSIVDGQLRE encoded by the coding sequence ATGACCCTCACCACTGACCGTCCACAGACCGCTTCCATCTCCCACGCTGCCGCCGCCCTGCCCACACCCACCCTCTCCCTTCAGGGCGTCAGCAAGACTTACGGCGACGGTGATGGCACCATTACCGCCTTGCACCCGGCCACGCTGGTGGTGCAGCCCGGCGAACTGGTGGCGGTCAACGGTCCCTCGGGCAGCGGTAAAAGTACCTTCCTGTCCATCGCCGGGGCGCTGCTGCGGCCCACCACCGGTCAGGTCATGATCGCCGGGCAGGATCTGACAGCCCTCTCCGATGCGGGACTCCCAGCTTTCCGGCTCAAGAACCTGGGCTTCGTGTTGCAGAGCAGCAACCTGATTCCCTACCTGAACGTGCGCGAGCAGCTCACCCTGGTGCCGCACCTGGCCGGTGAGGATGGCCGGGGCGCCCGAGAGCGGGCCGAGGAACTGCTGAAGCTGCTGGGCCTCTCGGAACGTGCCCGGCATTTCCCGGACGCCCTGTCCGGCGGGCAGCGCCAGCGCGTCGCCATCGCCCGCGCGCTGATGAACGATCCGCAACTGATCCTGGCCGACGAACCCACCGCCAGCCTGGACAGCGTGCGGGGCCGTGAGGTGGTGGAGTTGCTGGCCCAGCAGGTGCATGCCCACGGCAAGGCCGCCGTGATGGTCACCCATGATGAGCGCGTGCTGGACCTGTGTGACCGCGTGGTGAGCATCGTGGACGGCCAGCTCCGGGAGTAA
- a CDS encoding ABC transporter permease, giving the protein MFLALRELQHYRFRSVLIGGIVALIAFMVFMLTGLTRGLAQDNAALLIGSPASHFVTTGDAAGVFNRSFLSPDDVKRITAVGGDDATPLAQSFASFSDGADGTQLSGVLLGIDPTGFLAPDISGGKALTVGAKGAVVDTSLQEDGVELGDTLILKPGGETLKVLGFTKAARLNHQPVVFVTLDRWQTFNPRTRGSVSAVALQTDDAGTSQISALGGLSVLTRAQALQVLPGYKEEQGSLTMIQVFLVVVAAFVMAVFFYVLTLQKTPQFGLLKAIGASTRTLAGSLVAQMLFLTVIAVVIAGLVTLGIVALLPAGIPFALTLPTLLAASALLIVVAALSSLLSLRTVAKVDPLIAIGTVT; this is encoded by the coding sequence ATGTTTCTCGCTCTCCGCGAACTCCAGCACTACCGTTTCCGCTCCGTCCTGATCGGCGGCATCGTCGCCCTCATCGCCTTCATGGTCTTTATGCTCACGGGCCTGACGCGTGGCCTGGCCCAGGACAACGCCGCCCTGCTCATTGGCAGCCCGGCCAGTCACTTCGTCACCACGGGCGACGCCGCTGGCGTGTTTAACCGTTCTTTCTTGAGTCCTGACGACGTGAAGCGCATCACCGCTGTGGGCGGAGATGACGCCACGCCGCTGGCCCAGAGCTTTGCCAGCTTCAGCGACGGCGCGGACGGCACCCAGCTCAGCGGTGTGCTGCTGGGCATTGACCCCACCGGGTTTCTGGCCCCGGACATCAGCGGCGGGAAGGCGCTTACTGTGGGTGCGAAGGGAGCCGTCGTGGACACCTCCCTTCAGGAGGACGGTGTGGAGCTGGGCGACACGTTGATCCTCAAGCCCGGTGGCGAGACGCTCAAGGTGCTGGGCTTCACCAAAGCCGCCCGACTCAACCATCAGCCCGTGGTATTCGTCACCCTAGACCGCTGGCAAACCTTCAACCCCCGCACCCGTGGCAGCGTCAGCGCCGTGGCCCTTCAGACCGACGACGCCGGAACCAGCCAGATCAGCGCGCTGGGCGGCCTCAGCGTCCTGACCCGCGCCCAGGCCCTTCAGGTTCTGCCTGGCTACAAGGAAGAACAGGGCAGTCTGACGATGATTCAGGTGTTCCTGGTGGTGGTGGCCGCCTTCGTGATGGCCGTGTTCTTCTACGTGCTGACCCTCCAGAAAACCCCGCAGTTTGGCCTGCTCAAGGCCATCGGGGCCAGCACCCGCACCCTGGCGGGCAGCCTGGTCGCGCAGATGCTGTTCCTCACCGTCATCGCCGTGGTGATCGCTGGACTGGTGACGCTAGGCATCGTGGCCCTGCTGCCCGCTGGCATTCCGTTTGCGCTGACGCTGCCCACGCTGCTCGCGGCCTCGGCCCTGCTGATCGTGGTGGCCGCCCTGAGCAGCCTGCTGAGCCTGCGCACCGTCGCCAAAGTGGATCCCCTGATCGCCATCGGCACCGTGACCTGA
- a CDS encoding PadR family transcriptional regulator encodes MTLDPNTLLLLGLLKGERQHGYQLNDFIEKNLSRFSTLKKATAYAALERLEKKGLIEATTEQSGNRPARRIYGLTPAGEAQFLELLREHLARPEPVAAYSDLGMMFLNQLPNAEAHSLLSERAAQMQGQIADLERVPIHEGAIGRGLFGVDLAVSRQLALLRADVGWLRQTLSGLK; translated from the coding sequence ATGACCTTAGACCCGAACACGCTGCTGCTGCTTGGCCTGCTGAAGGGCGAGCGTCAGCATGGCTATCAGCTCAACGACTTCATTGAGAAGAACCTGTCCCGGTTCAGCACCCTGAAAAAGGCAACGGCCTACGCCGCCCTTGAGCGCCTTGAGAAGAAAGGGTTGATTGAGGCCACCACCGAGCAGTCAGGAAATCGCCCAGCCCGGCGCATCTACGGCCTGACGCCCGCTGGCGAGGCGCAGTTCCTTGAACTGCTGCGCGAACATCTGGCCCGGCCTGAACCCGTGGCCGCTTATAGCGACCTGGGAATGATGTTCCTCAACCAGCTTCCGAACGCCGAGGCGCACAGCTTGCTCAGCGAACGTGCGGCGCAGATGCAAGGGCAGATTGCAGATCTGGAGCGCGTGCCTATCCATGAGGGAGCCATCGGACGCGGGCTGTTCGGTGTGGACCTGGCGGTCTCGCGTCAGTTGGCGTTGCTGCGGGCAGACGTGGGGTGGCTGAGGCAGACTCTGAGTGGCCTGAAATAG
- a CDS encoding alpha/beta fold hydrolase: protein MRRLTVLPMLALSSVLLAACNSAAPPIVEPPKTTGFEVFETQKVVWGSCDATVLGFDASKFFEPIKGRLQCTDIQVPLDWAKPERGVAVMSMIRVSASVPAKRQGALFFNPGGPGGDGLVLAPLYGVVWDDADTKTKIGADLKRLSQEYDLIGFSPRGVGNSTRVNCGINELVPYIAPPASDRSEQNIQRMIQLGRLTAKACQNNPLTPFVNTDATARDLNLARQLLGEAKLNFVGYSYGTWLGSWYAKLFPQSTGRMLLDGNTDFASDTFEDTFKLQPRAFERDFRDVVAPYLGRLAPKLGLPAATGEQVYAAQRGLSEPLRTIVGFEIAQNLYGRDSYPNLALLLQSATVVDKLTKAKPEITLPELLNASQAAEYFSDPDLNEASKQVAINLIFARDTELQENPIPVVLNESNATFTAVLCNDTPWTTDLGYWRARDDEEAAKYPLIGGSSVSSPCLYWKGGPSVSKPKVPTTMPPLLLVQNEFDPATATEGALNAFNQTPNTKLIYLDDEPQHTAFPYGTECVDLPVTGYLLNGTLPTAKRTDCAAKPLPLEEKVYPVKLTSLGNGQYCWSQDGLNAQGLQSTAAQQAARAARELIAQTARENSGIRGYNILEKLNIQLCK from the coding sequence ATGCGCCGTCTAACCGTCCTGCCCATGCTCGCCCTATCATCCGTTCTCCTCGCCGCCTGTAACTCCGCCGCACCCCCCATCGTTGAGCCGCCTAAAACCACGGGCTTTGAAGTGTTCGAGACCCAGAAAGTGGTCTGGGGAAGCTGCGACGCCACCGTTCTGGGTTTCGACGCCTCGAAGTTTTTTGAGCCGATCAAAGGCCGCTTGCAGTGCACCGACATTCAGGTGCCGCTGGACTGGGCCAAACCCGAGCGCGGGGTGGCCGTGATGTCCATGATCCGCGTTTCGGCGTCGGTCCCCGCCAAGCGCCAGGGCGCATTGTTCTTCAACCCGGGTGGCCCGGGGGGCGACGGTCTGGTCCTCGCGCCGCTGTACGGCGTGGTCTGGGATGATGCAGACACGAAAACGAAGATCGGTGCGGACCTCAAGCGGCTGTCGCAGGAATACGACCTGATCGGCTTTTCTCCTCGCGGCGTGGGCAACAGTACGCGCGTCAACTGCGGCATCAATGAACTCGTGCCCTACATTGCCCCGCCCGCCAGCGACCGCAGCGAACAGAATATCCAGCGCATGATTCAATTGGGCCGTCTGACGGCCAAAGCCTGCCAGAACAACCCGCTCACGCCGTTTGTGAACACGGACGCCACGGCCCGTGACCTGAACCTCGCCCGGCAGTTGTTGGGTGAGGCCAAGCTGAATTTCGTCGGGTACTCGTACGGCACCTGGCTCGGCTCGTGGTACGCCAAACTCTTTCCACAGTCCACCGGGCGCATGTTGCTGGATGGCAACACCGATTTCGCCTCCGACACCTTCGAGGACACCTTCAAGCTGCAGCCGCGTGCCTTCGAGCGCGATTTCCGTGATGTGGTTGCGCCGTACCTGGGCCGCCTGGCGCCCAAGCTGGGGTTGCCTGCGGCCACGGGGGAGCAGGTCTACGCCGCCCAGCGTGGCCTGAGTGAACCGCTGCGGACCATCGTGGGCTTCGAGATCGCCCAGAACCTGTACGGCCGAGACAGCTACCCCAACCTGGCGCTGCTGCTGCAAAGTGCCACGGTGGTGGACAAGCTGACCAAGGCGAAGCCCGAGATCACGCTGCCCGAATTGTTGAATGCCTCCCAGGCCGCCGAGTACTTCAGCGATCCTGATCTGAATGAGGCCTCGAAGCAGGTTGCCATCAATCTGATTTTCGCGCGTGATACTGAATTGCAGGAAAATCCCATTCCTGTGGTGCTGAACGAGTCAAATGCGACGTTCACGGCCGTGCTTTGCAACGACACGCCCTGGACCACGGACCTGGGGTACTGGCGCGCGCGCGACGACGAGGAAGCCGCCAAATACCCTCTGATCGGCGGTTCGAGTGTCAGTTCGCCCTGTTTGTACTGGAAGGGTGGTCCCAGCGTGAGCAAGCCGAAGGTGCCTACCACCATGCCCCCGCTGCTGCTGGTCCAGAATGAGTTCGATCCGGCCACCGCCACTGAGGGAGCCTTGAACGCCTTCAACCAGACGCCCAACACCAAGCTGATCTACCTGGACGATGAGCCACAGCATACGGCGTTCCCTTACGGCACTGAGTGCGTGGACCTGCCGGTGACCGGGTACTTGCTGAATGGCACCCTGCCCACGGCCAAGCGGACGGACTGTGCAGCCAAGCCTCTGCCTCTGGAGGAAAAGGTCTATCCAGTCAAACTGACCTCGCTGGGCAATGGGCAGTACTGCTGGTCTCAGGACGGGCTGAACGCCCAGGGTCTTCAGTCCACTGCCGCGCAGCAGGCCGCCCGAGCTGCGCGTGAGTTGATCGCGCAGACCGCCCGTGAGAACTCCGGCATCCGGGGCTACAACATTCTGGAGAAGCTCAACATCCAACTCTGCAAATGA
- a CDS encoding transposase family protein — protein sequence MRLEKLKSRARSFERLVGLSPSAFDQLLMDLEPLWEHTHRCSLLRAGRIRRIGAGNTFKLTLGQRLLVTLLYLRQYFTMHVLGILFDLDAANICRNIHAVLPVLEQALPAPLRPLTLQAKPDEAPGKQGQKPGKIRSLEEFLEIFPELTDVVVDGTEQPRGQPKVKKGSQPGKKAVGRPKDKTRFYSVKQGTHTLKTQVAVTPDGQIVHLSATASGRTHDMKVLRRSRLMTRLPRHVRVWGDRGYTGIRKIYPERETIGPAKRPKKGELSDEQRELNRLISKVRITAENAISRIKKFRACREFFRNQPSRHGVIWGCVAGLVNLRWQARQRTAL from the coding sequence TTGCGGCTAGAGAAGCTGAAGTCCCGAGCGCGTTCCTTCGAGCGGCTGGTTGGACTGAGTCCATCAGCATTTGACCAGCTCCTGATGGACCTGGAGCCGCTTTGGGAGCACACCCACCGCTGCTCTCTGCTGCGCGCCGGACGGATCCGGCGCATCGGTGCGGGCAACACCTTCAAGCTGACTCTGGGACAGCGGCTGCTGGTCACGCTGCTTTATCTGCGTCAGTACTTCACCATGCATGTCCTGGGCATTCTTTTTGACCTGGACGCAGCGAACATCTGCCGGAACATCCATGCGGTGCTGCCCGTCCTGGAGCAGGCGTTGCCTGCTCCTTTGCGTCCCCTGACCCTGCAGGCCAAGCCGGACGAAGCGCCCGGAAAGCAGGGCCAGAAGCCAGGAAAGATTCGCTCGCTCGAAGAGTTCCTGGAGATTTTCCCCGAGCTGACCGACGTTGTGGTGGATGGCACCGAGCAGCCTCGAGGGCAGCCGAAAGTCAAGAAGGGGAGCCAGCCAGGGAAAAAGGCCGTGGGGCGGCCCAAGGATAAGACACGCTTTTACAGCGTCAAGCAGGGCACGCACACCCTCAAAACCCAGGTGGCTGTGACCCCCGACGGCCAGATCGTGCATCTGAGTGCGACCGCGAGCGGTCGCACCCACGACATGAAGGTGCTGCGGCGATCCCGGTTGATGACTCGACTTCCCAGGCATGTCCGGGTGTGGGGAGACCGTGGATACACCGGCATACGGAAAATTTACCCTGAGCGGGAGACCATTGGGCCCGCCAAGCGCCCTAAAAAGGGCGAGCTGAGTGACGAGCAGCGCGAACTGAATCGGCTGATCTCAAAGGTTCGGATCACCGCCGAGAACGCGATCAGCCGTATCAAGAAATTCCGGGCATGTCGGGAGTTCTTCAGGAACCAGCCCTCAAGACATGGCGTGATCTGGGGCTGTGTCGCCGGACTCGTCAACCTCCGCTGGCAAGCCCGCCAGCGGACGGCTCTCTGA